In Onthophagus taurus isolate NC chromosome 6, IU_Otau_3.0, whole genome shotgun sequence, a genomic segment contains:
- the LOC111414040 gene encoding uncharacterized protein, which produces MILMTTIFSLLWFSTFAANTSTEVKNLMGEPDYRKVRLRWDLEQPPAEGFQVRYCELQAWGAQRCRLKNIGEDEGRVLKDEKIVLYETDIDGLRMATTYTFEVRPTKKEGREDRSEGGDDVNQNLIVIPTKGFSARATQCLPQASEIEVSTGPYFAGRIAVEATDGERCILDGEPNNPKDTYTLRINHAECGSQVNDTTVATFVIVQENLPILTHSTRRFLVLCSYQPETLTVRAGLSLPAHKPMGQGHASISQEENTQYSRRARKMRNGYLAKPEALVDGTHEEIFQEDTTNNALPITIITLLMVAAVAGLVAASFKWTLKKEQEELDNISVHSTVSVSSTSTTIEADSSECGSK; this is translated from the exons ATGATCCTGATGACGACAATCTTTTCGCTCTTGTGGTTTAGCACATTTGCCGCAAACACATCAACAG AAGTGAAGAACCTCATGGGAGAACCGGATTATCGTAAAGTACGTTTACGTTGGGACCTTGAACAACCACCAGCGGAAGGATTTCAAGTACGTTATTGTGAATTACAAGCGTGGGGAGCACAGAGATGTCGTTTAAAGAATATAGGTGAAGATGAAGGAAGAGTATtgaaagatgaaaaaatcgttttgtaCGAAACAGATATTGACGGATTAAGAATGGCGACAACGTATACTTTCGAAGTAAGACCAACGAAAAAAGAAGGCAGAGAAGATCGATCCGAAGGTGGAGACGAcgttaatcaaaatttaatagttATACCAACTAAAGGAT tctCAGCACGCGCCACACAATGTTTACCACAAGCGAGCGAAATCGAAGTGTCAACCGGTCCATATTTTGCTGGAAGAATAGCGGTTGAAGCGACAGACGGAGAAAGATGTATTTTAGATGGAGAACCTAACAATCCAAAAGACACATACACCCTCAGAATTAACCATGCGGAATGCGGAAGCCAAGTAAACGACACTACCGTTGCCACATTCGTTATAGTACAAGAAAACCTGCCGATTCTAACGCATAGTACAAGAAGATTTCTCGTTTTATGCTCGTATCAGCCGGAAACGTTAACGGTTAGGGCCGGATTAAGTCTTCCTGCCCACAAACCGATGGGCCAAGGACATGCTTCAATAAGTCAAGAGGAAAACACTCAGTATTCTAGGCGCGCAAGAAAGATGAGGAATGGGTATTTAGCGAAACCAGAAGCTTTGG TTGATGGTACGCATGAAGAAATATTCCAAGAAGATACCACAAACAATGCGCTTCCCATAACAATAATTACTTTACTTATGGTTGCTGCGGTAGCGGGATTAGTCGCGGCTTCTTTCAAATGGACACTAAAGAAAGAACAAGAAGAACTGGATAATATATCGGTGCATTCTACAGTATCGGTTAGTAGCACGAGTACAACGATCGAAGCTGACAGTTCCGAATGCGGTAGTAAGTAA